GGTCGCCCAGCCAAGCTTTATCGTTTTCGCCATGATATTGAACTACAAAGTTTGCTGATGGACAGCAAATTGCCAAAACGTAAATAGCCTCAAAATCTTTATCATTTTCAAACCCTATAAATTTATTGAAACTTTCAATTGGTGAGATGTTCTTGCGAGCCAATGAACTTTACGTTATATTTATGCTCATTTTGAGTTTAAATGAGATTTTTTCACAATATACGCATCTATTAAGTAAAGACACACAGAAATAAGGGCTAAAAATGACAGTTAAACGAGAGCCAGCATTGGCTGAGGTGTTACTTAAACCTTTGGTTGAGTCAGCATTAATGGAAGATTTGGGTAGACGCGGTGATGTCACCTCGCAAGCGACCATTCCAGCTGATATGCAAGCGCAATTACAGATCAAAGCACGCCAAGCTGGCGTGATATGTGGTATGGATTTAGCACGCTTATCTTTTGCTTTGATTGATGAGAAGATTGAGTTTGTTGCTTACATCAATGACGGTGAAACGGTCGAGGCTGGCGCAGTATTAGCAACTGTGCGCGGCAATGCGCGAAATTTGCTGACCGCAGAGCGTACGGCGCTTAACTTTATGACCCATCTTAGTGGTATTGCGACAGACACCAAAAAAATCGTCGATAGTGTTGCAGATTATCCAGCACAAATTACCTGTACCCGTAAAACCATTCCAGGCTTACGTATCGTCCAAAAATATGCCGTACGCTGCGGCGGCGGGCGCAATCATCGCTTGGGATTAGATGATGCGATTTTAATTAAAGACAACCATATTGCTATCGCAGGTGATATTAAAACAGCGATTGAGCAAGCACAACAATTTGCTGGGCATCTGATCCCAATCGAAGTGGAAGTCGATACCTTGGCGCAACTAGAGCAAGCTTTAGATGCTGGCGTCAGCTTGGTACTTTTGGATAACATGGCGCCTGAAGTGTTGTTACAAGCGGTCGCTATGTGTCAAGGTCGCGCCAAAACGGAAGCATCAGGCGGTATCACCCCTGAAACGGTGCAGGCCGTTGCAAAAACTGGCGTTGATTTTATCGCGATGGGATACTTGACTCATAGCACGACGGCACTCGATATCGGTCTTGATTTTAGTGCATAAAATAAGCATTCGATTTTATGGTTTAAATCATTGATGATTTAAAATGTTGGTCATTAGTCTATTAAAAGAGCCTATTGCTATTGAGTGGATACTGATTTGGTTGTACAAGAAAACTCAAACAAAGTAATGATTTAATAGGCTTATCTGCCTATGCTACAATGCCGCTGCTACCGACTATTAGGTCATCGCTATAACAGTAGGGTGACCTTATCTTTTTGCCCAGTTTGACCAATATAGTCGGTGAAAAGTAATATCGATACAACACGTACTACTGGTGCAAATTTTTCTTGCTTGCTGTGCCTACGCAGACAGAGGCTGCAAAAAATTTACACCAGCAATACGGTAGCGACTTTAAAGTATTTCAACTATAGACAAGCGAGCGCTCAGTGAATACTGAAATTATTAAGATAATCTTGGCCTTTATGGTATTGATTAATCCGTTTAGCGCTCTGACGCTATTTTTGGATTCGACCCGCGGTTATTCGATGAATAATCGACGTAAAGTTGCCCGTGTTGCTTGTCTGACGATTTTTATTACCATCAGTTTTTTTACGCTAGCAGGCGAAACGCTTCTCAAAGTCTTGGGTATTTCAATCGGCTCGTTTCAGTTGGCCGGCGGTATCTTGGTGTTTTTAATCGCTCTCAATATGATGAATGGCGATGGTAATCCGGTTAAGCCTGATCAAGAAAACTTCGATGTCGACCATCTGCAAGGTGCGCCGCCAACGATGGCAGCCGCTGTTGTACCGATTGCTATTCCGATGATGATTGGACCGGGTGGTATTTCAACGGTGATTATTTACTCATCACAAGTTTCCGGTATCTTGCAAGTATCCGCCATTTTGATTGCGGGTTTGTTTATTAGTCTATTTTGTTATTTGGCATTGATGGCAGCCGGTCGTATCAGTCGCTTATTGGGTGATACAGGACTCAATATTATGAGTCGAATTATGGGCATGCTACTCGCTGCAGTTGCTATCGAAATTATCATTAACGGGCTCCGCACGCTGTTCCCTGATTTGATGTAG
This window of the Psychrobacter arcticus 273-4 genome carries:
- the nadC gene encoding carboxylating nicotinate-nucleotide diphosphorylase is translated as MTVKREPALAEVLLKPLVESALMEDLGRRGDVTSQATIPADMQAQLQIKARQAGVICGMDLARLSFALIDEKIEFVAYINDGETVEAGAVLATVRGNARNLLTAERTALNFMTHLSGIATDTKKIVDSVADYPAQITCTRKTIPGLRIVQKYAVRCGGGRNHRLGLDDAILIKDNHIAIAGDIKTAIEQAQQFAGHLIPIEVEVDTLAQLEQALDAGVSLVLLDNMAPEVLLQAVAMCQGRAKTEASGGITPETVQAVAKTGVDFIAMGYLTHSTTALDIGLDFSA
- a CDS encoding MarC family protein; the protein is MNTEIIKIILAFMVLINPFSALTLFLDSTRGYSMNNRRKVARVACLTIFITISFFTLAGETLLKVLGISIGSFQLAGGILVFLIALNMMNGDGNPVKPDQENFDVDHLQGAPPTMAAAVVPIAIPMMIGPGGISTVIIYSSQVSGILQVSAILIAGLFISLFCYLALMAAGRISRLLGDTGLNIMSRIMGMLLAAVAIEIIINGLRTLFPDLM